From Lepisosteus oculatus isolate fLepOcu1 chromosome 8, fLepOcu1.hap2, whole genome shotgun sequence, one genomic window encodes:
- the igbp1 gene encoding immunoglobulin-binding protein 1, whose translation MAAAEGVSETQSSETESPKLSDLLDYGWKVFDDVDTTNEPTGSHPIQVKVKRGIIQLEEATRMAAQLDLFSRNEELEEIATADLKYLLLPALLGALTMKQVNLAKRLEQVQKARAYFVDFLKRCKEYDIMKFELPNSVESPDGNSNETSEDLGNGPPPSFHPPDLIAMATQRQAKIERYKQKKATEMKLSEIKAAVESGQAEDEIVRDFYLLNVRKWITIAVEEIESIDQEMEILKRMNVLKKHSAEPPQRQQQRPPMKPFILTKDVAQARVFGAGYPSLPTMTVSDWYEQHRKQGMLPDQGIPRSAADVDNEEREKEEKERQIENDDEEALQKARDWDNWKDTHRRGYGNRKNMG comes from the exons atggcaGCTGCAGAAGGAGTCAGTGAAACCCAGAGCTCTGAAACGGAATCTCCGAAACTTTCCGATTTGCTCGATTACGGGTGGAAAGTGTTTGACGACGTGGACACCACGAACGAGCCCACCGGATCCCACCCAATCCAAGTTAAAGTCAAGCGTGGTATTATCCAGCTGGAGGAGGCTACGCGTATGGCCGCTCAACTCGACTTGTTCAG tCGGAATGAAGAGTTAGAAGAAATAGCGACAGCCGATCTAAAATACTTGTTGTTACCTGCGCTTCTTGGAGCTCTGACGATGAAGCAGGTGAATCTGGCAAAGCGACTGGAGCAAGTCCAGAAGGCTAGGGCTTACTTCGTGGATTTTCTCAAACGATGCAAAGAGTATGACATCATGAAGTTCGAGCTCCCGAACTCAGTCGAGAGCCCCGACGGGAATTCCAATGAAACATCCGAAGATTTGGGCAATGGGCCGCCGCCATCTTTCCACCCGCCGGACCTGATCGCCATGGCAACTCAGAGACAAGCCAAGATAGAAAG aTATAAACAGAAGAAGGCAACTGAAATGAAGCTGTCAGAGATCAAAGCCGCAGTAGAGAGTGGGCAAGCAGAAGATGAAATTGTGCGAGACTTCTACCTCCTGAATGTTCGGAAATGGATTACCATTGCCGTGGAGGAGATTGAAAGCATTGATCAAGAGATGGAAATTTTAAAGAGAATGAATGTACTTAAGAAG CACTCTGCCGAACCACCACAACGACAGCAGCAGAGACCTCCAATGAAACCATTCATTCTTACAAAAGATGTAGCTCAAGCTAG AGTCTTTGGTGCGGGATATCCCAGCCTTCCTACCATGACTGTGAGTGACTGGTATGAACAGCATAGGAAACAAGGAATGCTTCCTGACCAGGGAATCCCCAGGAGTGCAG CTGACGTTGATAACGAGGAGCGTGAGAAGGAAGAGAAGGAGAGGCAGATTGAAAACGATGATGAGGAGGCCTTGCAGAAGGCACGTGACTGGGACAACTGGAAGGACACGCATAGGAGAGGCTATGGCAACCGTAAAAATATGGGCTGA